The proteins below are encoded in one region of Berryella intestinalis:
- a CDS encoding peptidase U32 family protein, with the protein MRSDLGSQEAARSRAQRPGPELLAPAGGPSQLDAAIRFGADAVFLAADRYGMRARADNFSLDEIPSAVSRAHEAGVKVHVTLNVLMNDRDLDGLPAYCEALDAAGVDAFIVGDMGAFAVAQRHAPRVDLHISTQASVSNAQAASLWHSLGAKRIVCAREMSMDQISEMRAKVPRDLEIEAFVHGAMCMAYSGRCLLSSAMTGRSGNKGACAQSCRWNYALVEEKRPGEYFPIEEDGRGTYIMNAEDLCMIRHLDELRSIGVDSLKIEGRNKRAFYVATVVGAYRSTLDGGDVDAAERELFTISHRPYGTGFYFGRPNQSRERDGYVKECLHVATVERSERVSAGPRAGKWRVTALCQNRFFEGDRLEAISPHRPSLSLTASSLALLSPADGGLPFVERKLPLDEVLSLARPEPCSVANRAGEHYVFHSDAELSPGDFVRRRIEGQTLRLSQ; encoded by the coding sequence GTGCGTAGCGACCTCGGCTCCCAGGAAGCGGCCCGAAGCCGCGCCCAGCGCCCCGGGCCTGAGCTGCTGGCGCCTGCGGGCGGGCCGTCCCAGCTCGACGCCGCTATCCGTTTCGGCGCCGATGCCGTGTTTCTGGCTGCCGACCGATACGGCATGCGCGCCCGCGCCGACAACTTCTCCCTCGACGAGATTCCCTCGGCGGTGAGCAGGGCCCATGAAGCCGGCGTCAAGGTCCATGTCACCCTCAACGTCCTCATGAACGATCGGGATCTCGACGGCCTGCCCGCGTACTGCGAGGCTCTGGACGCCGCAGGAGTCGACGCGTTCATCGTGGGCGACATGGGGGCCTTCGCGGTCGCTCAGCGGCATGCGCCCCGGGTCGACCTGCATATAAGCACCCAGGCAAGCGTCTCCAACGCACAAGCCGCCTCTCTGTGGCACTCCCTCGGCGCCAAGCGCATCGTGTGCGCGCGCGAGATGAGCATGGACCAGATCTCCGAGATGCGCGCGAAGGTGCCGCGCGACCTCGAAATCGAGGCGTTCGTCCACGGGGCCATGTGCATGGCCTATTCGGGACGCTGCCTCCTGAGTTCGGCCATGACGGGCCGTTCGGGCAACAAGGGGGCCTGCGCCCAGTCGTGCCGGTGGAACTACGCGCTGGTGGAAGAGAAGCGCCCGGGCGAATACTTTCCCATCGAGGAAGACGGGCGCGGAACCTACATCATGAACGCCGAAGATCTGTGCATGATCCGTCATCTTGACGAGCTGCGCTCCATAGGGGTTGATTCCCTGAAGATCGAAGGCCGCAACAAGCGCGCGTTCTACGTGGCCACCGTTGTGGGGGCGTACCGCAGCACGCTCGACGGGGGAGACGTCGATGCGGCCGAGCGGGAGCTGTTCACCATATCCCACCGTCCCTACGGAACCGGGTTCTACTTCGGGCGCCCGAACCAGAGCCGCGAGCGCGACGGGTACGTGAAGGAATGCCTGCACGTTGCAACGGTCGAGCGTTCGGAGCGCGTGAGCGCGGGGCCTCGGGCGGGGAAGTGGCGCGTAACGGCGCTGTGCCAGAACCGCTTCTTCGAAGGCGATCGGCTGGAGGCGATCTCGCCGCACAGGCCCTCGCTCTCGCTCACCGCGAGCTCTTTGGCCCTTTTGTCCCCCGCAGACGGGGGCTTGCCGTTCGTGGAGCGAAAACTTCCGCTTGACGAGGTGCTTTCCCTTGCTCGACCCGAGCCTTGCAGCGTCGCGAACCGCGCTGGCGAGCACTACGTGTTCCACAGCGACGCCGAGCTTTCCCCCGGCGACTTCGTGCGCCGCCGCATCGAGGGGCAAACGCTTCGGCTTTCCCAATAG
- the arcC gene encoding carbamate kinase, whose amino-acid sequence MPYEKGDGQTVVIALGGNALGDTPAEQLELVRHTAACIVDLVAEGVNVVVSHGNGPQVGMIKNACDFAAARDGKTPDIPFPEAGAMSQGYIGYHLSQAILNELRRRGIDRSTANVVTQTVVSADDPAFENPTKPVGAFLTEGEARAKAAETGYAYREDAGRGWRQVVASPRPVRIVEFDAVRDLVEAGYIVVAAGGGGVPVFDRGSGYEGVPAVIDKDRSSARMAADFGADALIILTAVEKVCVNFNTPEQEALDHMSVAEAERHIADGQFAPGSMLPKVQACLEYLADCPSGRAVITSLERAKDAIGGRTGTVITVD is encoded by the coding sequence ATGCCCTACGAGAAGGGAGACGGCCAGACGGTCGTCATCGCGCTGGGCGGCAACGCCCTGGGCGACACCCCCGCCGAGCAGCTCGAGCTCGTGCGCCACACCGCCGCCTGCATCGTCGACCTGGTCGCCGAGGGCGTCAACGTCGTCGTCAGCCACGGCAACGGCCCGCAGGTCGGCATGATCAAGAACGCCTGCGACTTCGCCGCCGCCCGCGACGGCAAGACCCCCGACATCCCGTTCCCCGAGGCCGGCGCCATGAGCCAGGGCTACATCGGCTACCACCTGTCCCAGGCGATCCTCAACGAGCTGCGCCGCCGCGGCATCGACCGCTCGACGGCCAACGTCGTCACCCAGACGGTGGTCTCGGCCGACGACCCGGCCTTCGAGAACCCCACCAAGCCGGTGGGCGCCTTCCTCACCGAGGGGGAGGCCCGCGCCAAGGCCGCCGAGACGGGGTACGCCTACAGGGAGGACGCCGGGCGCGGCTGGCGCCAGGTCGTCGCCTCGCCCCGCCCCGTGCGCATCGTCGAGTTCGACGCGGTGCGCGACCTGGTCGAGGCCGGCTACATCGTGGTGGCCGCCGGCGGCGGCGGGGTCCCCGTGTTCGACCGGGGGTCCGGCTACGAGGGCGTTCCCGCCGTCATCGACAAGGACCGCTCCAGCGCCCGCATGGCCGCCGACTTCGGGGCCGACGCCCTCATCATCCTCACGGCCGTCGAGAAGGTCTGCGTGAACTTCAACACGCCCGAGCAGGAGGCCCTCGACCATATGTCGGTCGCCGAGGCCGAGCGCCACATCGCCGACGGCCAGTTCGCCCCCGGCTCGATGCTGCCCAAGGTCCAGGCCTGCCTGGAGTACCTGGCCGACTGCCCCTCGGGCAGGGCGGTCATCACCTCGCTGGAGAGGGCCAAGGACGCCATCGGCGGGAGGACCGGCACGGTCATCACGGTGGACTAA
- the arcA gene encoding arginine deiminase yields the protein MFKVNVKSEIGNLKKVLLHRPGNELLNLTPDTLERLLFDDIPFLEVAQKEHDAFAQAMRDRGIEVVYLEDLMADVVADPEVRAQFIDEWATEAGVYAPAWRKIVADFLNSEYKDPKALVEKTMTGITMSEIEYDRHASLADYVADPTSMLVDPMPNLYFTRDPFAMIGNGVSINHMYSVTRNRETLYGKYIFEKHPDLTGTPVYYDRASHFAIEGGDILNINDHVLAIGISQRTRPAAIDELAHNVFGDETSTIDTILAFDIPNSRAFMHLDTVFTQIDHDKFTIHPGILGPLTVYELTPDGKGGVRVNRNDSSLEEILSHYVGQSVELLQCGAGDRIAAEREQWNDGSNTLCIAPGSIVVYQRNNVTNDFLYKKGLDLIEVPSAELSRGRGGPRCMSMPLWREAL from the coding sequence ATGTTCAAAGTGAACGTAAAGAGCGAGATCGGGAACTTGAAGAAGGTTCTTCTTCATCGTCCCGGCAACGAGCTTCTGAACCTCACCCCGGATACGCTCGAGCGCCTGCTGTTCGACGATATCCCCTTCCTGGAGGTCGCTCAGAAAGAACACGACGCCTTCGCCCAGGCCATGCGCGATCGCGGCATCGAGGTCGTGTACCTGGAGGACCTCATGGCCGATGTCGTCGCGGACCCCGAGGTGCGCGCGCAGTTCATCGACGAGTGGGCCACCGAGGCGGGCGTCTACGCCCCCGCATGGCGCAAGATCGTCGCGGACTTCCTCAACAGCGAGTACAAAGATCCCAAGGCGCTGGTCGAAAAGACCATGACCGGCATCACCATGTCCGAGATCGAGTACGACCGCCATGCCAGCCTGGCCGATTACGTGGCGGATCCCACCAGCATGCTGGTCGATCCCATGCCGAACCTCTACTTCACGCGCGACCCGTTCGCCATGATCGGCAACGGCGTGAGCATCAACCATATGTACTCGGTCACGCGCAACCGCGAGACGCTGTACGGCAAGTACATCTTCGAGAAGCACCCCGATCTGACCGGCACGCCCGTGTACTACGACCGCGCCAGCCACTTCGCCATCGAGGGCGGCGACATCCTCAACATCAACGACCACGTGCTGGCGATCGGCATTTCGCAGCGCACGCGCCCCGCGGCCATCGACGAGCTCGCGCACAACGTGTTCGGCGACGAGACCAGCACCATCGACACCATCCTGGCGTTCGATATCCCGAACAGCCGCGCGTTCATGCACCTCGACACGGTGTTCACGCAGATCGACCATGACAAGTTCACCATCCATCCGGGCATCCTCGGACCTCTCACGGTCTACGAGCTCACTCCCGACGGGAAGGGCGGCGTGCGTGTCAACCGCAACGATTCCAGCCTCGAAGAGATCCTTTCCCACTATGTGGGCCAGTCCGTCGAGCTGCTGCAGTGCGGCGCGGGCGACCGCATCGCCGCCGAGCGCGAGCAGTGGAACGACGGCAGCAACACGCTGTGCATCGCTCCGGGCTCGATCGTGGTGTACCAGCGCAACAACGTCACCAACGACTTCCTGTACAAGAAGGGCCTCGACCTCATCGAGGTTCCCAGTGCGGAGCTGTCACGCGGACGCGGAGGCCCCCGCTGCATGAGCATGCCGCTGTGGCGCGAGGCCCTGTAG
- a CDS encoding serine/threonine protein kinase produces MAKIVSSWNDWDPLKRVIVGRCDNSMIPPEEPATSEKVPVDSEMRGMWGLRPLATVERGNECLENLVKILEDHGVVVDRPTPLQWNQAIGTPDFRNDSMMTCMPPRDILLTIGNEIMASANSFRCRYFEYLAYWPLMKQYFDEDPEFKWTQAPRPRLTDASYKHNYYDEKISLEERLVRTANKDFVTTEVEPMWDAADVMRMGKDLFIQHGLTTNRTAMEWFQRYYPELRVHAVNFPGDPYPIHIDATFVPLRPGLIINNPQRHLPEEQRAIFEANDWQIVDAAQPAHTEPPALCYSSVWLSMNCLVLDPKTVIVEASEVYQQEQMDKLGMNVLPCDLRDAYPFGGGLHCSTADVYREGTCEDYFPNRVADPTLIHPEMWD; encoded by the coding sequence ATGGCAAAGATCGTCAGCTCCTGGAACGACTGGGACCCCCTGAAGCGCGTCATCGTTGGTCGCTGCGACAACTCGATGATTCCGCCCGAGGAGCCCGCTACCTCTGAGAAGGTGCCCGTTGACTCCGAGATGCGCGGCATGTGGGGCCTGCGTCCCCTCGCCACCGTCGAGCGCGGCAACGAGTGCCTCGAGAACCTCGTCAAGATCCTCGAGGATCACGGCGTCGTTGTCGACCGTCCCACCCCGCTGCAGTGGAACCAGGCCATCGGCACGCCTGATTTCCGCAACGACTCCATGATGACCTGCATGCCTCCCCGTGACATCCTGCTCACCATCGGCAACGAGATCATGGCTTCCGCTAACTCCTTCCGCTGCCGTTACTTCGAGTACCTCGCGTACTGGCCGCTGATGAAGCAGTACTTCGATGAGGATCCCGAGTTCAAGTGGACCCAGGCTCCCCGTCCTCGCCTGACCGACGCTTCCTACAAGCACAACTACTATGACGAGAAGATCTCCCTCGAGGAGCGCCTCGTCCGCACGGCCAACAAGGACTTCGTGACCACTGAAGTCGAGCCGATGTGGGATGCCGCCGACGTTATGCGCATGGGCAAGGACCTCTTCATCCAGCACGGTCTGACCACCAACCGTACCGCCATGGAGTGGTTCCAGCGCTACTATCCCGAGCTGCGCGTCCACGCCGTCAACTTCCCCGGCGACCCCTATCCCATCCACATCGACGCCACCTTCGTGCCGCTGCGTCCGGGCCTGATCATCAACAACCCGCAGCGTCACCTGCCCGAAGAGCAGCGCGCTATCTTCGAGGCCAACGACTGGCAGATCGTCGACGCGGCGCAGCCCGCTCACACCGAGCCTCCCGCGCTCTGCTACAGCTCTGTCTGGCTGTCCATGAACTGCCTGGTTCTCGACCCGAAGACGGTTATCGTCGAGGCTTCCGAGGTCTATCAGCAGGAGCAGATGGACAAGCTCGGCATGAACGTCCTGCCCTGCGACCTGCGTGACGCGTATCCGTTCGGCGGCGGCCTGCACTGCTCCACCGCTGACGTCTATCGTGAGGGGACCTGCGAGGATTACTTCCCCAACAGGGTTGCCGATCCCACGCTGATCCACCCGGAGATGTGGGACTAG
- the argF gene encoding ornithine carbamoyltransferase, translating to MGVNLSGRSFIRLLDFSTEEIEYLLKLSKNFKDMKRAGVPHRYLEGKNIVLLFQKTSTRTRCAFEVGGMDLGMGVTYLDPGSSQMGKKESIEDTARVLGRMYDGIEFRGFAQEDVEELAAKAGVPVWNGLTDLWHPTQMLADVLTMQENFNYDLKGRTVVFMADAANNVARSMMVVCAKLGMNFVGCAPKTNWPDPALVEECSAIAAENGCTVKLTEDPREACTGADVIYADVWVSMGEPDEVWAERIRNLEPYRVTEEVMGYASDDAIFLHCLPAFHDTNTTVGAEKAEQFGITEMEVSDEVFESKRSKVFDEAENRMHTIKAVMYATLK from the coding sequence ATGGGCGTCAACCTCAGCGGCCGCAGCTTCATCCGCCTGCTCGACTTCTCCACCGAGGAGATCGAGTACCTGCTGAAGCTCTCGAAGAACTTCAAGGACATGAAGCGCGCCGGCGTGCCCCACCGCTACCTGGAGGGCAAGAACATCGTGCTGCTGTTCCAGAAGACCTCCACCCGCACCCGCTGCGCCTTCGAGGTCGGCGGCATGGACCTGGGCATGGGCGTGACCTACCTCGACCCGGGCAGCTCGCAGATGGGCAAGAAGGAGTCCATCGAGGACACCGCCCGCGTGCTCGGGCGCATGTACGACGGCATCGAGTTCCGCGGCTTCGCCCAGGAGGACGTCGAGGAGCTCGCCGCCAAGGCCGGCGTGCCGGTGTGGAACGGCCTGACCGACCTGTGGCACCCCACCCAGATGCTCGCCGACGTGCTGACCATGCAGGAGAACTTCAACTACGACCTCAAGGGCCGCACGGTCGTGTTCATGGCCGACGCCGCCAACAACGTCGCCCGCTCGATGATGGTCGTGTGCGCCAAGCTCGGCATGAACTTCGTGGGCTGCGCGCCGAAGACCAACTGGCCCGACCCCGCCCTCGTCGAGGAGTGCTCGGCCATCGCCGCCGAGAACGGCTGCACCGTCAAGCTGACCGAGGACCCCAGGGAGGCCTGCACCGGCGCCGACGTGATCTACGCCGACGTGTGGGTGTCGATGGGCGAGCCCGACGAGGTCTGGGCCGAGCGCATCAGGAACCTCGAGCCCTACCGCGTGACCGAGGAGGTCATGGGCTACGCCAGCGACGACGCCATCTTCCTGCACTGCCTGCCCGCCTTCCACGACACCAACACCACCGTCGGTGCCGAGAAGGCCGAGCAGTTCGGCATCACCGAGATGGAGGTCTCCGACGAGGTGTTCGAGTCCAAGCGCTCCAAGGTCTTCGACGAGGCCGAGAACCGCATGCACACCATCAAGGCCGTCATGTACGCGACCCTCAAGTAG
- a CDS encoding DMT family transporter, translating into MADNVTETAVSPEASSGSGDYQMDRRWGTIAMFISATGMGLVPLFSRMATRTEFLDGKMGLNAGDSVGALMATGRMSMGILFFVILMFATHKTGVFKKLKLTPAIALGGVMIGLSLACYVTSTLLTSVANAVLFIYTGPVFCVLMARIFRKEPMSGLQWICLFVVFFGMLFAEGLVGFSDGGFMVDFSLETSTPEFPQKGLGDIFGLLSGVFYGSSMFFNGYRKDADTTARGVWNFIFAALAAGSLTLVLNTLGTSGVVPPNWALDLHLTNANWIGAVLLWIICGPIALGFLLVAGRNLPAADYSTIAYWEVPVALFIGLVIFSEPFTINSAIGTVLIIGAGAIPAIKGMRAAHKEAKLNVATTE; encoded by the coding sequence ATGGCTGATAACGTTACGGAGACTGCCGTATCGCCCGAGGCTTCGTCGGGAAGCGGCGATTACCAGATGGATCGCCGATGGGGCACTATCGCGATGTTCATTTCCGCTACCGGCATGGGTCTCGTTCCCCTGTTTAGCCGCATGGCTACGCGCACCGAGTTCCTTGACGGCAAAATGGGTCTGAATGCCGGCGACAGCGTAGGCGCCCTGATGGCGACCGGTCGCATGAGCATGGGCATCCTGTTCTTCGTGATCTTGATGTTCGCCACGCACAAGACCGGCGTGTTCAAGAAACTCAAGCTCACCCCCGCTATCGCACTGGGCGGCGTGATGATCGGCCTGTCCCTTGCCTGCTACGTCACCTCCACGCTTCTGACGTCTGTCGCAAACGCCGTTCTCTTCATCTACACCGGACCGGTCTTCTGCGTGCTTATGGCACGTATCTTCAGAAAGGAACCGATGTCGGGCCTGCAGTGGATCTGCCTGTTCGTCGTGTTCTTCGGCATGCTGTTCGCAGAAGGCCTTGTCGGTTTCTCCGACGGCGGCTTCATGGTCGACTTCAGCCTTGAAACCTCTACGCCCGAGTTCCCGCAGAAGGGTCTGGGCGACATCTTCGGCCTGCTGTCCGGTGTGTTCTATGGTTCCAGCATGTTCTTCAACGGCTATCGCAAAGACGCCGACACCACCGCTCGCGGCGTTTGGAACTTCATCTTCGCTGCCCTGGCGGCGGGTTCTCTGACCCTCGTCCTCAACACGCTGGGCACCTCCGGCGTCGTTCCCCCCAACTGGGCGCTCGACCTGCACCTGACCAACGCCAACTGGATCGGCGCGGTGCTGCTGTGGATCATCTGCGGCCCCATCGCCCTGGGCTTCTTGCTGGTCGCCGGCCGCAACCTGCCCGCAGCCGACTACTCCACCATCGCCTACTGGGAGGTTCCCGTCGCGCTGTTCATCGGCCTGGTGATCTTCTCCGAGCCGTTCACCATCAACTCCGCGATCGGCACGGTCCTCATCATCGGCGCCGGCGCCATCCCTGCTATCAAGGGCATGCGCGCTGCTCATAAGGAAGCGAAGCTCAACGTCGCAACAACCGAGTAA
- the cysS gene encoding cysteine--tRNA ligase, whose protein sequence is MIKIYDSEGRAKRDFETSGFGRVKMYVCGPTVYNYVHIGNARTFMSFDVVRRYLQWRGFEVIYVSNITDVDDKIIARANEEGRSAAEVAAEYTAAFIEDMHAINVLDPTIRPKATQEIPEMIELVETLIEKGYAYEVDGDVYFSVRALPAYGGLSGRNLDEMETGHRELRTEGIADRKRDPQDFAVWKAAKPGEPSWDSPWGQGRPGWHLECTAMSKKYLGYPFDIHGGGCDLIFPHHENERAQAMAATGTEFANYWMHAGMLQVNSEKMSKSLGNFKLLRDVLKTVDPWNLRFLMLQTHYRSSLDFSEERLEEAAVAFARIKTTVKNARWALENASGDGSILDEEQVKGLIRGFRFNFLVAMDDDFNTSKGLGAIFDYCSDVNSLLDGRSLGSADAALATQLIDILEEVMGVLGIDLKRALESDAAGSSEEYPAELVELAREIAGFEGGNGAEAADALIAARAAARAEKNWAVADAVRDRMSALGFVIEDTPQGARVSRA, encoded by the coding sequence ATGATCAAGATCTACGATAGCGAAGGTCGCGCGAAACGCGATTTCGAAACGAGCGGATTCGGCCGTGTCAAGATGTACGTGTGCGGACCGACCGTGTACAACTACGTCCACATCGGAAACGCCCGTACGTTCATGAGCTTCGACGTTGTGCGCCGGTACCTGCAGTGGCGCGGGTTCGAGGTGATCTACGTGTCCAACATCACCGACGTCGACGACAAGATCATCGCGCGCGCGAACGAGGAGGGGCGCTCGGCAGCCGAGGTGGCCGCCGAGTACACCGCGGCGTTCATCGAGGACATGCATGCCATCAACGTGCTCGACCCCACGATCCGACCGAAGGCAACGCAAGAGATCCCCGAGATGATCGAGCTGGTCGAAACCCTCATCGAGAAGGGTTACGCGTACGAGGTCGATGGCGACGTGTACTTCAGCGTCCGCGCGCTTCCCGCGTACGGGGGGCTTTCCGGGCGCAACCTCGACGAGATGGAAACCGGCCATCGCGAGCTGCGCACCGAGGGTATCGCCGATCGCAAGCGCGACCCTCAGGATTTCGCGGTGTGGAAGGCCGCCAAACCGGGCGAGCCTTCGTGGGACTCGCCTTGGGGGCAGGGGCGCCCCGGCTGGCATCTCGAATGCACGGCCATGTCGAAGAAGTACCTGGGATACCCCTTCGACATCCACGGCGGCGGCTGCGACCTCATCTTCCCCCATCACGAGAACGAACGCGCCCAGGCGATGGCAGCCACGGGCACCGAGTTCGCCAATTACTGGATGCATGCGGGCATGCTGCAGGTGAATTCCGAGAAGATGAGCAAGTCGCTGGGCAACTTCAAACTGCTGCGCGACGTGCTGAAAACGGTCGATCCTTGGAACCTGCGCTTCCTCATGCTGCAAACCCACTACCGCTCGTCGCTCGACTTCTCCGAAGAGCGCCTGGAGGAGGCGGCGGTTGCGTTCGCGCGCATCAAGACCACGGTGAAGAACGCCCGTTGGGCGCTCGAAAACGCGTCGGGAGACGGTTCGATCCTCGATGAAGAGCAGGTCAAAGGTCTTATCCGCGGCTTCAGGTTCAACTTCTTGGTGGCGATGGATGACGACTTCAACACCAGCAAGGGCCTCGGCGCCATCTTCGATTACTGCTCCGATGTGAACTCGCTCCTTGACGGCCGCTCCCTCGGCTCAGCCGATGCGGCTCTGGCTACCCAGCTCATCGACATCCTGGAAGAGGTCATGGGTGTTTTGGGCATCGATCTGAAACGGGCGCTCGAGTCGGATGCGGCGGGTTCGTCCGAGGAATACCCCGCCGAACTGGTTGAGCTTGCCCGCGAGATCGCGGGATTCGAGGGCGGGAACGGAGCCGAGGCCGCCGACGCGCTGATCGCGGCCCGCGCTGCCGCTCGTGCCGAGAAGAACTGGGCCGTTGCCGACGCCGTGCGCGACCGCATGTCCGCACTCGGTTTCGTGATCGAGGACACCCCCCAGGGAGCGCGCGTTTCCCGTGCGTAG
- a CDS encoding MFS transporter, with the protein MSSTPSPDLVEISDHEKHKTLKRVAVSSFLGNFIEWFDYASYSYLATVIAVVFFPSEDKTVATMSAFAVFALAFLVRPIGAVFWGNMGDKKGRKWALSTSILLMSGATFLIGCLPGYSTLGVGAVILLLLLRMVQSFSASGEYAGAATFLAEYAPKDHRGFYCSFVPASTACGLLIGSLFVTFMFNVWGSDSSFVTDWGWRIPFLFALPLGYITHYIRNHLEDSPVYVKMREAIEKGNRETEATPVRSLLKNYRRQTILAFGACMLNAVGFYTVLTYLPNYLEVTIGYDAASASVITTIALVAYIGFIFLSGLISDRVGRKKMLIGACLGFVIFTVPAFHLLATKDFTTILFVELVMCLILTVNDGTLSSYLTETFPTKIRYSGFAFSFNLANALFGGSASYISFQLINMTGDNFAPGYYMVALALIALVAMFLSHEQTGKDLSEV; encoded by the coding sequence ATGAGCTCTACCCCATCGCCCGATCTAGTTGAAATCAGCGATCATGAGAAACACAAGACACTCAAGCGAGTCGCTGTTTCATCCTTCTTGGGCAACTTCATCGAGTGGTTCGACTACGCCAGCTATTCGTACCTGGCAACCGTCATCGCGGTTGTGTTCTTCCCCAGCGAGGACAAAACCGTCGCCACTATGAGCGCGTTCGCCGTGTTCGCACTCGCGTTCCTCGTCCGACCCATCGGCGCGGTCTTCTGGGGGAACATGGGCGACAAGAAGGGCAGGAAATGGGCCCTGTCCACGTCGATTCTGCTCATGAGCGGCGCGACGTTCCTCATCGGGTGCCTTCCGGGATACTCCACGCTCGGCGTCGGCGCCGTTATCCTGCTCCTCCTGCTCCGCATGGTCCAGAGCTTCTCCGCATCGGGAGAATACGCGGGAGCGGCCACCTTCCTGGCCGAATACGCACCCAAAGACCACCGCGGCTTCTACTGCTCGTTCGTCCCGGCATCGACCGCGTGCGGGCTTCTCATCGGCTCTCTGTTCGTGACCTTCATGTTCAACGTCTGGGGGTCCGACTCGTCTTTCGTGACCGACTGGGGCTGGCGCATCCCCTTCCTGTTCGCCCTGCCGCTGGGTTACATCACCCACTACATCCGTAACCACCTCGAGGACTCCCCCGTGTACGTGAAGATGCGCGAGGCCATCGAGAAAGGCAACCGCGAGACGGAAGCCACTCCCGTCCGCTCCCTGCTGAAGAACTACCGCCGCCAGACCATCCTCGCGTTCGGCGCCTGCATGCTCAACGCGGTCGGCTTCTACACGGTGCTCACCTACCTGCCCAACTACCTCGAAGTGACCATCGGGTACGACGCGGCGTCCGCCTCCGTCATCACCACCATCGCCCTCGTGGCCTACATCGGGTTCATCTTCCTGTCCGGCCTCATATCCGACCGCGTCGGGCGCAAGAAGATGCTCATCGGCGCCTGCCTGGGATTCGTCATCTTCACCGTCCCCGCCTTCCATCTGCTGGCCACCAAGGACTTCACCACCATCTTGTTCGTCGAGCTGGTGATGTGCCTCATCCTCACGGTCAACGACGGAACGCTTTCCAGCTACCTGACCGAAACCTTCCCCACCAAGATCAGGTATTCGGGATTCGCCTTCAGCTTCAACCTGGCCAACGCCCTGTTCGGCGGATCGGCTTCGTACATCTCCTTCCAGCTCATCAATATGACCGGAGACAACTTCGCTCCCGGTTACTACATGGTCGCCCTCGCCCTCATCGCCCTGGTCGCCATGTTCTTGTCCCACGAGCAGACCGGCAAGGACCTAAGCGAAGTATAG
- a CDS encoding arginine repressor, protein MKKSVHRHDVIRDIVRREAIHTQRDLVAKLQELGYECTQATVSRDIANIGLLKSQDGLYVLPEDMRLYHMLSEIVGEIHVAGHSVVVRTNPGIAPGVADAIDNVHIEGLLGTVAGDNTILIIAYSPEDAKFVKQRLLELKRHFKRV, encoded by the coding sequence ATGAAAAAAAGCGTCCACCGCCACGACGTGATTCGAGACATCGTCCGACGAGAAGCGATCCATACCCAGCGCGATCTCGTCGCGAAACTCCAAGAGCTCGGGTACGAATGCACGCAGGCTACCGTGTCGCGCGACATCGCAAACATCGGCCTTCTGAAGTCGCAAGATGGCCTGTACGTCCTCCCCGAGGACATGCGCCTCTACCACATGCTGTCGGAAATCGTCGGAGAGATCCATGTTGCGGGCCACAGCGTGGTGGTGCGCACCAATCCCGGCATCGCCCCGGGCGTCGCCGACGCCATCGACAACGTCCATATCGAGGGCCTTCTGGGAACCGTCGCGGGCGACAACACCATCCTCATCATCGCGTACAGCCCCGAGGACGCCAAGTTCGTCAAACAGCGCCTTCTGGAGCTCAAGCGGCATTTCAAGCGTGTCTAG